DNA sequence from the Rhizobium sp. ARZ01 genome:
TACGGGCTACATCTATCAGTGGGCCTCTCGGCTTACCAACCCGGTGTTCGGCTGGATCATGGGCTGGATTGGATTCACGTTCCTTGCAGTCGTTCTTGTCGCCGTGGACTACACTATTGCGTCAACGGTTCTGCCCGTGATGTTGAGTTATGAGGGGACCGCCGAAAACGCCTGGTGGATCACCAGCCTGGTCATCGTCGTTCAGGCGCTCATGATCGCGTTTTCGACCAAGTTCACGCAGAAGTTCAACGCGGTCGCGGTTACGATCCAGCTCATTGGCATGATCGGCCTTGTCGTGTTGCTGTTCGCTGCAGGCGCGCTCAACAACGAACTCAACTTTTCGAACCTCTTCAGCACGGGCAGTGTTGCTCAGGAGGCGTATTATTCTTTCGGAACACTGACGAGCGCCGGCCCCTGGATCATGGGCACGCTTCTTGGCGCGTTCACCATCGTGGGCTTTGAGTCCGCGGCGAACCTGGCTGAAGAGACACGTGATCCGGCGCGGGTGGTCCCCAAGGCCATGTGGCAAGCGGTGCTCAGCCTTGGAATCATTGGGATGCTGTTCCTGATTGCCGTGACCGCGCTTCTGGGCGATCCCGCTACACTGCAAGGCTCAGCGACCCCGATCGCAGACGTGATCAATCGTGTTCTCGGACCGATCCTAGGCAACCTGCTGCTCGTGCTGGTCGTCATCTCGATCTTCAGCTGTGGCCTCGTGATCCTTCTTAGCGGCACACGTCTCGTCTGGGCGATGTCGCGTGACGAACGCTTCCCCGGCTGGCAGCTGTGGCACCGCATCCATCCGACACTGAAGACCCCGGTCAACTCCACGATCTTCGTGGCAGTGGTCGGCCAGGTGATCTTGGCGCTGTTTTCGCAGCAGACCGACGCGCTATTCGCGCTCTTCTCTGCTGCGACACTGCTGCCCGCGATCATCTATGCGGTAACGGTTGTCATCTATGCGCTGAAGCGTAACAACCTGCCGCCGAGCCAAGGCTTCCGCCTCGGCGCTTGGGAGACACCAGTCCTGCTCGTTGCTATCCTGTGGCTCGCGTTCGAACTGGCCATTTTCCGCGACGCCTCGTTTGCCAAACCGTGGTTCTACGTGGCCGTCATGTTTGCGATCGGTGCCGTCTATCTGGTATTCCTGCTCGCGACGCGCGGCGGGGCCAAGGCGCTCAAGATGCCCGATCTGATCGCGATCGACGCAATCCTGGATGCTGACAAGGGTGACGAAGTCTCCCGCTAAGCAACACACTTCTTGAAAGCCGGCGTGTCGAACGCCGGCTTTTTCGTTCCGTCTTCAAAACCTACGGATTGCCTCAATGACGCTACTCTCGCTGCGCCAAATCCTGGGCCCTGCGGCCGAGCACAGCACGAAAGTCATCCCGAGCGATTACTGATCAGGCTACTCAAGAAGCACGGCGCATCAAAGCACGCACGATGCAGCGCTCCGTTGGTAACATCAAGGTGACTGTCGATAACGCAGCGCTGCGATCTACGTCTTGTCGTACGAGAAGATTCCCCAATACCAAGCCGCGTCAATCAGGTATGGACCGCGGCTACAAGTCGGCGGCAGGCGTCCACCAGGTTGGATTCCTGAAGCAATGCCCCTCCGATGAGGTACATAATGTCGTTGCCGTAGGCCTCGCGCATTTCAGGTACGCGGTCGAAGGTCATGCCGCCGCCGGGGGCCGCGACGATCGCCTTGGGGCCGCCCATGTCCGTTGCGCAGGCGCGCGCGATCGACAGGCACTCCGCGCGGGTGAAGCCGAAGCGCCCACCGAAATTGGGATAGATGACGGCGTCGGCGCCCATCAACCGATGCAGCGTGCCAAAGAAGGCGCGGTGCGAGAAGCCGCAATCAGGCGAGACCACATTGGCGCCGGAAAAGGCCGGGTGCGAGACGATCGGCAGGGTGAAATCGGGGTCGGCGGCAAGCGTGCGCACCACGTCGTAGCCGGCCAGCGCCGGGGCGACCATCACCGCGCCCGCGCCCGCTTCCTGCGCCTGCTTTGCCCGCTCGATGACCGCCGTCGCGGGGCCGGTGACGTTCGGCACGAAGCTCGCCTTGCCGCCACTACGCGCATTCGCCTCGCCCACGGCCTCCACGCAGGCCTTCAGCCGGTCGATAAAGGGTGCAGTCTTCTGGTCGACGAGGCCGTGGTCGTCCTTGACGTAATGCATTCCCCCGAGCGCGAAATCATGCGCAAGGCGCGCAAGAGCTACCGTCGAGAGGCCAACGGGCTTGATCGCGGACATCAGCAGTGGGCGTTCCCCGATGCCGGCGCGGGTGCGCAGCCCCGCAATGCCGTGTCGCGGACCCTTGCAGAGGCCGAGGATTCCAGGCGAAACGCCAATATCCTCTACCCTGAGGCCCGGCTTGATCGAGCTGTTGCCGAAGACGATGTTGAGGAATTGCGGAAAATCGCCGCCTACATCGTCCTCGGAGTAGGAGATCACTGCAAGAAAGCCGGGCCTGCCACCGGGGTCCTTCTCCAGGCTCTCCAGCCGGCCGAGAATTTCATCCTCGACATAGCCTTTCGGCACGGTGCTGCGCGGGACCTCAACGGTCTGCTCAAGCGCAATGTCGAGAGCGCGCGCCTTCGCCTCCGCTTCGTTGGCGGATTGCACGAAGTAGGTGACGGTGAAGCGCGGCGCCATCAGAGGGCCTCGGCCTTCTGCGCCGAATGGACGTGGTCGAGGCGCACTTCCGCCAGTTCCTCCTCGCCGATGGCAAGCGTCTTGCCGATAAGGGTTTCGATGGCCGCGACAAGCGCGCCGGCATCGAGCCCGTATTTCTTCATGAGATAGGGTTTCGAGGCGCCGTGGGCGAAGGTGTCGCTGAGACCGAGCCGCTTGAGGCGGATGCCCAGCCCTTCTTCGGCGAGGATTTCCGCGATCAGCGAGCCGAGACCGCCGACGATGGTGTGGTTCTCCAGCGTGACGATGCCCTTCTTGCCGCGTGCGGCTTTCAGCAAGCCGTCCCGGTCGAAGGGTTTGAGCGTCGAGGCGTGCAGATGGTGGATGCCGATGCCGCGCGCCGCGATCGGCCCGGTGGCGCGTAGGGCTTCTTCCGTGCAGACGCCGGAGGAGACGACGAGGATGTCGTCACCTTCCGAGAGGGTGCGCAGCCTGTTGAATTCGAAGGGCGTCGAGAATAGGCGGGGCACCTCGCCGCGCAGGATGCGCACATAGACCGGGCCGTCGATGCAGTCGGCGACTTCCAGAACGGTCTCGACTTCCGTCGCGTCACCGGTTTCGAGAATCGTCATGTTCGGCACGGCGCGCAGCACTGCGATATCCTCGATGGCCTGATGCGTGATGCCGCCGGGCGTGGTGATGCCGGGCAGAAAACCCATCAGCCGGACCTTGCGGTTGGAATAGGCGATCGAGTTGATCAGCTGGTCGTAGGGCCGGCGATAGAGGAAGACCGAGAAGGTATGGATGAACGGCCGGAACCCCTGCAGGGCAAGGCCACCGGCAAAGGACAGCATGTTCTGCTCGGCCATGCCGAGCGACAGGAACTGTTCGGGATGCCGGTCCCGAAAACCGTCGACCTCGCAGGAAGAGGTGAGGTCGGCGGACAGGC
Encoded proteins:
- a CDS encoding amino acid permease, which produces MSTVTKVGSTPGHTDHDHLKRDVTPFQSFAVAFGFVSIATGIFTAYGAMLSSSGPMGIWTWPVVVIGQLMVALIIGSLAARIPVTGYIYQWASRLTNPVFGWIMGWIGFTFLAVVLVAVDYTIASTVLPVMLSYEGTAENAWWITSLVIVVQALMIAFSTKFTQKFNAVAVTIQLIGMIGLVVLLFAAGALNNELNFSNLFSTGSVAQEAYYSFGTLTSAGPWIMGTLLGAFTIVGFESAANLAEETRDPARVVPKAMWQAVLSLGIIGMLFLIAVTALLGDPATLQGSATPIADVINRVLGPILGNLLLVLVVISIFSCGLVILLSGTRLVWAMSRDERFPGWQLWHRIHPTLKTPVNSTIFVAVVGQVILALFSQQTDALFALFSAATLLPAIIYAVTVVIYALKRNNLPPSQGFRLGAWETPVLLVAILWLAFELAIFRDASFAKPWFYVAVMFAIGAVYLVFLLATRGGAKALKMPDLIAIDAILDADKGDEVSR
- a CDS encoding RuBisCO large subunit C-terminal-like domain-containing protein — encoded protein: MAPRFTVTYFVQSANEAEAKARALDIALEQTVEVPRSTVPKGYVEDEILGRLESLEKDPGGRPGFLAVISYSEDDVGGDFPQFLNIVFGNSSIKPGLRVEDIGVSPGILGLCKGPRHGIAGLRTRAGIGERPLLMSAIKPVGLSTVALARLAHDFALGGMHYVKDDHGLVDQKTAPFIDRLKACVEAVGEANARSGGKASFVPNVTGPATAVIERAKQAQEAGAGAVMVAPALAGYDVVRTLAADPDFTLPIVSHPAFSGANVVSPDCGFSHRAFFGTLHRLMGADAVIYPNFGGRFGFTRAECLSIARACATDMGGPKAIVAAPGGGMTFDRVPEMREAYGNDIMYLIGGALLQESNLVDACRRLVAAVHT
- a CDS encoding transketolase C-terminal domain-containing protein, which translates into the protein MVEIVNRPYAKAFEAFATARPEVLCLSADLTSSCEVDGFRDRHPEQFLSLGMAEQNMLSFAGGLALQGFRPFIHTFSVFLYRRPYDQLINSIAYSNRKVRLMGFLPGITTPGGITHQAIEDIAVLRAVPNMTILETGDATEVETVLEVADCIDGPVYVRILRGEVPRLFSTPFEFNRLRTLSEGDDILVVSSGVCTEEALRATGPIAARGIGIHHLHASTLKPFDRDGLLKAARGKKGIVTLENHTIVGGLGSLIAEILAEEGLGIRLKRLGLSDTFAHGASKPYLMKKYGLDAGALVAAIETLIGKTLAIGEEELAEVRLDHVHSAQKAEAL